The following is a genomic window from Streptomyces lincolnensis.
CGAGTCCATCGGCGTGCCGCTGGCGATGCTCCCGGAGATCCGCTCCTCCGCCGAGGTCTACGGCGAGGTCACGGGCGGCAAGCTCGGCGACATCCTCGGTGGCATCCCCGTGGCTTCCGCGCTCGGCGACCAGCAGGCGGCCCTGTTCGGCCAGACCTGTTTCGCCGAGGGCGAGGCCAAGTCGACGTACGGCACCGGCACCTTCCTGCTGATGAACACCGGCGAGAAGCCGGTCAACTCCTACAACGGCCTGCTGACCACGGTCGGTTACCGCATCGGCGAGGAGAAGGCGGTCTATGCCCTGGAGGGCTCGATCGCCGTCACCGGTTCGCTGGTGCAGTGGATGCGCGACCAGATGGGCCTGATCTCCACGGCCGCCGAGATCGAGACGCTGGCGCTCACGGTCGAGGACAACGGCGGCGCGTACTTCGTGCCGGCCTTCTCCGGCCTGTTCGCACCGTACTGGCGCTCCGACGCCCGTGGTGTCATCGCCGGTCTGACCCGGTACGTCACCAAGGCGCACCTCGCGCGCGCCGTCCTGGAGGCCACCGCCTGGCAGACCCGTGAGATCACCGACGCCATGACGAAGGACTCCGGCGTCGAGCTCGCGGCCGTCAAGGTCGACGGCGGCATGACCTCCAACAACCTGCTGATGCAGACCCTCGCCGACTTCGTGGACGCCCCCGTGGTGCGCCCGATGGTCGCCGAGACCACCTGCCTCGGCGCCGCCTACGCCGCCGGTCTCGCCGTCGGCTTCTGGACCAGCACCGACGACCTGCGCGCCAACTGGCGCCGGGCCGCCGAGTGGACCCCCAACATGGCCGCAGAGAAGCGCGACCGTGAGTACAAGAGCTGGCTCAAGGCCGTCGAGCGGACCATGGGCTGGCTCGAGGACGAGAGCTGACGAGAGAGCGCCTCAACGCTCATCTCGCGGCTCTGACGAGGAGTAAGAACCCGACATGACCAGTCAGTCCACCCTGCAGTCCGTGCCTGCCCTCGGTACGCGCCCGGCCTCCGGCTCCAACCCGAGCCGCGCCGAGACCCGGGAGCAGCTCTCCAAGGCGTCGTACGACCTTCTCGTGATCGGCGGCGGCATCCTGGGCATCTCCACCGCCTGGCACGCCGCGCAGTCCGGTCTGCGGGTGGCCCTGGTCGACGCCGGCGACTTCGCCGGCGCCACCTCCTCCGCCTCCTCCAAGCTTCTCCACGGCGGTCTGCGCTATCTCCAGACCGGCGCGGTGAAGCTGGTCGCGGAGAACCACTTCGAACGGCGTGCGGTCTCCCGCCAGGTGGCTCCCCACCTGGCGAACCCGCTCACGTTCTACCTGCCCGTGTACAAGGGCGGGCCGCACGGCGCGGCCAAGCTCGGCGCGGGTGTGTTCGCGTACTCGATGCTGTCGGCCTTCGGCGACGGTGTGGGTCACCTGCTGAGCCCGGCGAAGGCCGCGCGGGACGTGCCCGAGCTGCGCACCGAGAACCTCAAGGCCGTGGCCGTGTACGGCGACGACCAGATGAACGACGCCCGGATGGCGCTGATGACGGTCCGCGGGGCCGTCGAGGCGGGCGCGGTCGTGCTCAACCACGCCGAGGTGAGCGGGCTGCGCTTCACCAACGGCCGGGTGACGGGCGCGGACCTGCGCGACCGTCTCACCGGTGACGAGTTCGGCGTCGACGCGCGACTGGTGCTGAACGCGACCGGCCCGTGGGTCGACCACCTGCGCCGCATGGAGGACCCGAACGCGGCGCCGTCCATCCGGCTGTCGAAGGGCGCGCACCTGGTCCTGAAGCGGACGTCCCCGTGGAAGGCCGCCCTCGCGACCCCGATCGACAAGTACCGCATCACCTTCGCCCTCCCCTGGGAGGACATGCTCCTGCTCGGCACCACGGACGAGGAGTTCGAGGGCGACCCGGCGGATGTCTCGGTGACCGAGAAGGACATATCCCAGATCCTGGACGAAGCCGCGTTCTCCGTCCGGGACCAGCAGCTGTCCCGCGATCTGATCACATACTCCTTCGCCGGTCTGCGCGTGCTGCCGGGCGGCCCCGGAAGCACCGCCAAGGCCAAGCGCGAGACGGTGGTGACCGAGGGCAAGGGCGGCATGCTGTCCGTCGCGGGCGGCAAGTGGACCACGTTCCGGCACATCGGCCGCACCATCATGCAGAAGCTGGAGGCCCTCCCGGGCCGGCCCCTGGGCGACGACTTCGAGCCGGTCTCCGCGCTGCCGAGGAAGCTGCCTCTGCCCGGTGTCGCCAACCCGCGCGCGGTCGCGCACCGGTTGCTCGTGGACAACCCGGCGCCCGGTCCGCGGATGGCCGCCGACACGGCGAAGCACCTCGCCACGCATTACGGGTCGCTGGCCTTCGACATCGCTCGGCTGGCGAACGAGAACCCGGAGCTGGGTGAGCGGGTGCATGCGGATGCGCCGGAGATCTGGGCGCAGGTTGTGTATGCGCGGGACAACGAGTGGGCGGAGACGGCGGATGACGTGCTGCGGCGTCGGACCACGCTGACGATTCGTGGGCTGGCGTCGGATGATGTCCGCGCGAAGGTTCAGGATCTGCTCGACAAGAAGTGAGCGCGGTTGTGTGACAAGGGGCGGCTCCTCGTCGTGGGGGCCGCCCCTTTTGCCGTCTGCGGGTGCGTGGGGGCTGGTCGCGCCCACGCGGCGGAGCCGCAAATCGATACAGCCCCGCGCCCCTAGGTGGGGTGCACTACCGCCCTTACCGAGTTCACGTCGGGCAGCTTCTCGCGGCCTACGATCAGTTCACGGCCGATCAGTAGTGACCGCCTTGACGCCTCGACCGGGTCCTCCAGCGTCGTCAGGTCCGTCAAGTGGGCGAAGCCGATGATTCTGCGGATGATTTCCGTGCCCGCGTAGCCCAGGGACTCGGTCCAGACGCGACGCAGGAAACGTTCCAGATACGCGTCGTCGAAGAAGGTGTCGACGCGGGTGGGCCACAGGCGGCGGAACTCCGTCTCGAACGCCTCCCAGGACAGCCGGAGTTGATCGGCGTGGTCCGTCAGGCGGCCCAGGGCGCGGGCACGTTGCTCCGAGACCAGGGTGTTGGCCCAGTACAGGCCGAGGTCGAAGCCGATGGGGCCGACGAAGGAGAACTCGGGGTCGAAGACGCGGACCACGGGGGTGCCTTCGCGGTCGCCGACCATGATGCTGCCGGTGTGGAGGTCGCCGTGCAGCAGCGCTTGGGCACTCGTCATGAAGGTGTGGCGGAGGTCGGCCACCTCCGTGCGGAGCCGGGTGTCCGCGCGGAAGGCCTTCGCCAGATCGTCCACGCCGTCGTGCCAGTGGTTGTGCTCGTGCTCGACGTACGGCTCCGACAGCACCACGTCTTCGGTGATCTTGCACAGCTCGGGGCTGACGGAGGCCGCGATCAGGGCCTTGCGCTCGGCGGAGGGCATACCGAAGTCGCTGGTGGCGAAGGAGAGCCGGGCGAGCAGTTCGCCGATGCGCGCCGAGGTGTGGGGACCGTACGACGCGCCCTCGTTGAGGAGGGTGCGCAGGACCTCCAGGTCGGACATGTCCTCCATGACGAGGGCGTGGTTCTCGGGGTCGTAGCCGTGGATCGCGGGGATCTCGTCGGGGGCCACCTTGGCGAGCTGCGCGTAGGCGCGGGCCTCGGCGTCGGCGCGGTCGGGGCTCATCGGCCAGGAGGGGCCGGCGACGCGGACCCAGGGCAGGGCCTGCTTGACGGCGAGGCTGCGGGTGCCGTCGGCGGAGGACGCGAGGAAGACCCGGTTCATGTTGCCGTCGGACACCTCGCGGACGTGGATGTCGGCCACGTCCTCCCAGTGGCCCCGCTCGTGCAGGTGGCCGGGGATGTCGTCGGTCTCCAGGATGCGGTAGCCCATCGGTCTCGATCTCCTTAAGACGTACGGCGCTTGGACAGGGTGAAGCTGAAGACCAGGGCGAGGATGAGGACCGCGCCCTCGACGACGTCCTGGGTGTAGTACGGCAGGCCCTTGATGGTCAGGCCGGTGGTGATGATGCCGATGAGCACCGCGCCGAGGGCGGTGCCCCAGACGTTCGGGCGCCCCCGGCCCAGGACCGAGGTGCCGACCAGGGCGACGGCCACCGCCTCCAGGAGCTGCGAGGTCCCGGCGCTCACATCGCCCTGGCCGATGCGGGACGCCAGGATCAGGCCGCCGATCGAGGCGAGGACGCCGGACAGGACGTAGGCCAGCGCCCGGTAGGCCCCGACGCGGATGCCCGCCAGGCGCGAGGCCTCGGGGTTGGCGCCGATCGCGTAGAGGACCCGGCCCCAGCGGGTGCGGGCGAGGAAGACCCAGGCGGCGATCGTCAGGCCGCCGAAGATCAGCACGGAGACGGGGATGCCGAGGACCGTCCCGCGGTCGATGCGCAGGAAGCCGTCGGTGAACCTGCCGGGCGCGGTCGTGCCGTCGTCCAGGGTCATGCCCGGGGTGATCGACTGGCCGTCGACCAGGATCAGCTTGCTGCCCTGGATCACGAACATGGTGCCGAGGGTGGCGAGCATGTCGGGGATCTTCAGTACGACGATCAGGAGCGCGTTGAGGAGGCCGGCGAGGGCGCCCGCGGCCAGGACCGCGACGATCGCGACCGTGCCGACCTGGTTGTGGACGACCATGGTCTGGGCGGCGACCGAGACGCCGAGGCCGGCCACCGCGCCGACGGACATGTCCATACCGCCGACGGCCATGGTGAGGGTGACCCCGAGGCCGAGGATGGCGGCCACCGAGACGTATCGGAGCGTGTCCAGGAGGGTCGCCGACTCCCGGAAGGAGCCCTCGCTCAGCGCGAAGTACAGGAAGAGCGCGACCGTCACGAAGATGAAGCCGTACTTGATGACGGCGTTCTGGACGCGGACGGCGGTGGTGGTGGCGGGTGGGAGCGCCGTCTTCGAGGGGACCTCGGTGCTCTGGGTGGTGGTCATGGCGTAGTTCCTCAGGGAGCCGGGGTCAGGGAGCCGGGGTCACACGGACGCCGAGATGGTCTGGATCACGCGGTCGCGTTCGGCGTCCTCGCCGTGGGCGTCGAGGTGGATCTCCCCGGCCGCGAGGACGACGACCCGGTCGGCCACTTCCAGGACCTCGTCGACGTCGGCGGACAGGACGAGTACGGCGGCGCCCTCGGCGGCGAGGGCGCGGGCACGGCGGCCGATGTCCCGACGGGCACCGATGTCCACACCTCGGAACGGCTCGTCCAGGATGAGGACGCGGGGGGTCTCGGCGAGCCAGCGGCCGACGACGACCTTCTGCTGGTTGCCGCCGGAGAGCTCCTCGACGGTGCTGTGCTCGTCGCGGGCGACGACCCCGAGGGCGTCGATGGTGGCGCGGCCGAGCGCGTCCTCCTTGGACCGCTGCACGAGACCCGCCTTAGACAGCGACTTCAGGAACGGCAGCGAGATGTTCTGCGCGACCGACCAGCCGGGGACCAGGGCGTCGGCGTGGCGGTCCTCGGGGACCAGGTGGACGCCGGCCCGGATCGCGTCGGCGGGGCGGCGGGGCGCGTACGGCCTGCCGTCCAGCGTGACCGCGCCCGTCCCGAAGGGCTCCGCGCCGAACAGGCCGCGCGCCAGTTCGGTCTTGCCCGCGCCCAACAGGCCCACGACGCCGGTGACTTCGCCGGTGCGGAGGTCGAGGTCCAGAGGGGCGCGGCCCTCGAAGAGGCGTACCCCGCGCAAGGACACCACGACGTCGCCGGAGGCCTTCTCCCGGACCGGACGGGCCGTCGTCGCCTCCTGGGCCTGCGCGAGCATCGCGCGCAGGGCGGCGCCCCAGTCGAAGGGCTTGGTCTGGTCCTCGGTGAGACGGCCGTCCCGCAGGACGACCAGCCGGTCGGCCAGGGCATCGATCTCGCCGAGGCGGTGGGAGACGTAGAGGACGGCGATGCCGTCGTCCCGCATCCGCTCGACGAGCGCGAAGAGGCGTTCCGCCTCGGCGGCCGACAGGGCCGAGGTCGGCTCGTCGAGGATCAGCAGCCGGGGGCGGGTGGCCAGGGCCCGGGCGAGGATCAGCAACTGGCGGTCGGAGATGTCGAGTTCGGTGACATCCCGCCTCAGGACGGTGTCGCTCCAGTCCAGCCCCAGGCCCGCCTGGATCTCGCGGGCGCGGGCCAGCAGCCTGCCACCGTTGAGGAACGGGTTGCCGCGGCGCTGCGCCAGCTCCTCGAAGACGAGGTTCTCGGCGACCGAGAGGCCGGGCACGATGCCCTCGGAGATGCGCTGATGCACCGTCTGGATGCCCAACTGGCGCGCGGCCAGCGGCGAGTTGAGGGAGACCGGCACGCCGTCCACCCGGACCTGTCCCCCGTGGTCGGTGTGCACGCCCGACAGGATCTTGATCAGGGTGGACTTGCCGGCGCCGTTCGCGCCGAGCAGCGCGACGACGCTGCCCGGGGCGATGTCGAGGGAGACGGAGGCGAGGACCGTCTTGCCGCCGAACGCCATGCTGACGTCGGTCAGTGAGACCGCCGGGCCCGCCTCACCGGTCTTACCGCTCTCGCCGCTCTCGCCGGTCTCAGTGGGCGACATTCGCGATCCAGTCCGCGGTCGAGACCTGTGCCAGGTTCAGCGCGGGCAGCGCCTGGCGCAGCTGGTTCATGTTCTCGATCTTCTTCTCGCGCAGGAAGTCCTGTGTGATGGCGACGGCCGGGAACTGCACCGAGCTCTTGTCGAGTTGCCCGGCCAGCTCCAGGGCGGTCGTGCGGACGACGGCGGCGCCGACGGCGGAGGGGTCGGTGCCGGCCGTCGCGACCCACGGGCTGCCGGCCGCGGTCATCTGCTGGATGTCGGCGTTGGAGACGTCCGCGCCGAAGACCTTCACCTTGTCCTGGAGCTTCTTGTTCTGGACGGCGAGGACGGTGCCCTTGGCGAGCTCGTCGTACGGGGCGAAGATGCCGGCCACGTCGGAGTGCTGGGTGAGCGCGGCGGAGACCAGGGGCACGTTGTCGGTGGCGGTGGAGTCGGTGACCTTGCCGACCTTGAACTCCTGCTTCCAGCCGCTCGCGGCCGCGGCTTCCTTCCAGACCGAGTCCCGCTTGTCGAGGGCGGCGTAACCGGCGACGTTGACGTAGCCGACCTTGGCGTTCTGGCCGAGGTCCTTGGCCATCACGTCGAGGACGGCCTTGGCCATGCTGGCGTCGTCCTGCTCGGTGGAGACGACGCCCTTGGTGGCGGTCTCCACGTCGTAGACGACGACCTTGATGCCCTTCTTCACGGCCTTGTCGATCTCGGGCTGGATGGTCGCCGGGAAGCCGTGGTCGATGATGATCGCCTTGGCGCCGGAGTTGATCGCCGAGGACAGGTCGGTGGCCTGCTTGGCGTTGTCGGCCTGGGCGTCGTACACCGTCAGGTCGATACCGAGGGCCTTGGCCTGGGCCTTGGCGCCGTTGCCCCACTGCTCGAAGTAGTCGCCGGCGCCGCTCTGCCGGACCAGGGCGACCTTGACCGCGCCCCCGCTGAAGGGGGCGGGCTTCTTGCCGGTGGCGGCCGAGGCGGAGGCCGCGGTGTCGCCGGTGTCCTTGGACGCGTCGGTGGACTGCGAGCAGCCGGAGAGCACGAGGGCCGAGACGGAGGCCAGCGAGAGCGCGGCGAGCGGAAGACGGATGCGGGACATGTACGGCTCCAGGTGCGGGTGGTGCAGACGGGGAGAGGGGAGACAGGAAGGGATGTGCTGGGCCCGGAGCGAGGAAAAGAAACGCGCCATCGCGCGCCCGGTCGAATGGGGGCGCCAGGGAACTCCGGGAGCGGTCAGCGACAGCTGGCTGTGGTCGACCGGAGCAAGTCCACGTACAGCCGCCGCACGAGCAGCAGCGTCTTCATACGCAGATCATGAGAACGATTTCAGCCACACGTCAAATGGTGTGGAAGCGGTTTCTCACCAGGTGAGACAACGACTTCGTCACACACGGTCGTCGTCTCACCTGGAGTTACCATCACAAGACCGGCACCCGACCCGGCACAGTGAGGCCCGAATGACGACCGCTGGCGCGAAAGCGACGTGCATGCCCCGCATGCGTCGCTGTCCCGGCGCGCCGTGTCGCGGCTGACGTACGGCTCGCCGCCGCCCTCTTTCCGCCCCGCCCGTCCGGTACTTGTCTCGGTATCCGGACATTCCTTCCAGACTCCCGGAGTTGCCCCATGACCCTCCTGACCACCTGGTCCGAGTCCGGTCCCGAGACCCTGGTCCGCCGCACCGCGGACCCCGCCGAGATCGCCGAGGCCCTCAAGCCGCTCGGTGTCCGCTACGAGCAGTGGCCGGTCCGCGAGGACGTCCCCTTCGACGCCGACAGCGAGACCGTCTTCGCCGCGTACGGCCCGGAGATCGAGAAGCTGAACGCCGAGGAGGGCTTCACCACCGTCGACGTCCTCGGCCTGCACCCCAGCGACGACCCGGAGTTCCCGGCGAAGGCCAGGGCCGCCCGCGAGAAGTTCCTCCAGGAGCACACGCACGACGACGATGACGAGGTCCGCTTCTTCGTCTCCGGCTCCGGCATCTTCTATCTGCACGTGAACGGCGAGGTGCACGCCGTCTTCTGCGAGAAGGGCGACCTGCTGGGCGTGCCGCGCGGCACCACCCACTGGTTCGACATGGGCACCGAGCCCTCCTTCACCGCGATCCGCTTCTTCCACGAGGAGGACGGCTGGATCGGCAACTTCACCGGCTCGACGATCGCCTCCCGCTTCCCGGACTACGACACGATCGCGGCCGGCTACGCGGCGGACCGGGCAGCCGCGTGAGCCTCGCGGGCCTGTCGTACGACGTGGACGCCGTGGTGCTCGACATCGAGGGCACCACGAGCGCCACGGGCTTCGTCGTCGACGTGCTGTACCCCTACTCGCGCTCCCGTTTCGCGGCGCTGCTGTCCGAGCGCGGCGACGACCCCGAGGTGGCGCGGGCCGTCGCGCAGGTGCGGGCGGAGATCGGCGACCCGGACGCCGACGCCGTACGCGTCGAGAAGGCGCTGAACGCCTGGCTCGACGAGGACCGCAAGGCGACCCCGCTCAAGACCCTCCAGGGGATCGTCTGGTCCGAGGGCTTCGCCCGCGGCGACCTCGTCTCGCACTTCTACGACGACGTCGTCCCGGTGCTGCGGGGGTGGCACGCGGCGGGCCTCCGGCTGTACGTCTACTCGTCCGGGTCGGTGGCCGCGCAGCGCGCCTGGTTCACCCACAGCCCGGAGGGCGACCTGACCCCGCTGGTCTCCGGTCTGTACGACACCGAGAACGCGGGACCCAAGCAGGAGCCGGAGTCCTACCGCCGTATCGCGGAGTCGGCCGGTGTCACACCCGCGCGGCTCCTTTTCCTCTCCGACCGGCCCGGCGAGCTGGACGCGGCCCGTGCGGCCGGCTGGCACGCGGTGGGGATCCGGCGGCCCGGGGAGCCGTACTTCGAGCAAGGCGTCGGCGACCACGCGCAGGCGGGGACGTTCGACGAGATCACCGTCTCAAGGAGCACTTCGTGACCGCCGACATCAGCGCACTCGACCTGGAGGAGGCGGGGGCGGTGCTCGCCGCGGAGTCCGCCCGGTTCGCCTCCTTCGGCTGGATGCGGGGCACCTCCGGCAACCTGTCCGTGGTGCTCTCGCGTGACCCGCTGCGGCTCGCGGTCACCGCCAGCGGCCACGACAAGGGTGAACTGACGCCCGCGGACGTGGTGCTGGTCGACGGAGGAGGTGCCGCGGTCAACGGCGGCAAGCCGTCCGCCGAGGCCGAACTGCACGCCCGGGTCGCCGCGCTGACGGGAGCGGGGGCGGTGGTGCACGTGCACACGGTCGCCTCGGTCGCGATGGGGCGCCGGGAACCCGGCGGGATCGTCTTCAGCGACCTGGAGATGCTCAAGGGCGTCGGACAGCCCGCCCATGGCGTCGAGGTGACCCTGCCGGTCATCGCCAACAGCCAGGACATGAAGGTCCTCGGGGACCGTCTGGAGGCGGCGCGGGATCCCCGGATGCCGGCGGTGGTCGTGGCGGGGCACGGACTGTACGTGTGGGGCGCCGATCCGCGGCAGGCGCGGCATCACACCGAAGTGGTGGAGTGGCTGCTGGAGTTGGAGCTCTCGCAGCGCTGACGGTACGTCAAGAGGGGGCCCGGTCACGGTGACCGGGGCCCCTCTTCGTCGCATCCCTAGCGCAGGTACTCCCCCGGCACCTGTCCCGCCGCCACCTCCAGCACGCCCCGCTCCGTGACCAGCGCCGTCACCAGGCGACCCGGGGTGACGTCGAACGCCGGGTTGTGGCCGCGCGAGGCGGCGGGAGCCGTCCGTACGCCGCCCCACTCCAACACCTCGTCCTCGCCGCGGAGTTCGATGTGGATGTCGTCGCCGGTCTTGGTGGACAGGTCGACCGTGGTCGTGGGCGCCGCGACCAGGAAGGGGATCCCGGCGTCGGCACACGCGAGAGCCACACCGACCGTGCCGACCTTGTTCGCCGTGTCGCCGTTGGCGGCGATACGGTCCGCGCCGACGATCGCCGCGTCGATCTCGCCGCGCAGGATGGTGCCCGCGGCTGCGCCGTCCACCTGGACGTAGTGCGG
Proteins encoded in this region:
- a CDS encoding ABC transporter permease, which translates into the protein MTTTQSTEVPSKTALPPATTTAVRVQNAVIKYGFIFVTVALFLYFALSEGSFRESATLLDTLRYVSVAAILGLGVTLTMAVGGMDMSVGAVAGLGVSVAAQTMVVHNQVGTVAIVAVLAAGALAGLLNALLIVVLKIPDMLATLGTMFVIQGSKLILVDGQSITPGMTLDDGTTAPGRFTDGFLRIDRGTVLGIPVSVLIFGGLTIAAWVFLARTRWGRVLYAIGANPEASRLAGIRVGAYRALAYVLSGVLASIGGLILASRIGQGDVSAGTSQLLEAVAVALVGTSVLGRGRPNVWGTALGAVLIGIITTGLTIKGLPYYTQDVVEGAVLILALVFSFTLSKRRTS
- the mtnB gene encoding methylthioribulose 1-phosphate dehydratase translates to MTADISALDLEEAGAVLAAESARFASFGWMRGTSGNLSVVLSRDPLRLAVTASGHDKGELTPADVVLVDGGGAAVNGGKPSAEAELHARVAALTGAGAVVHVHTVASVAMGRREPGGIVFSDLEMLKGVGQPAHGVEVTLPVIANSQDMKVLGDRLEAARDPRMPAVVVAGHGLYVWGADPRQARHHTEVVEWLLELELSQR
- the glpK gene encoding glycerol kinase GlpK, with the translated sequence MTDAHTAGPFIAAIDQGTTSSRCIVFDKDGRIVSVDQKEHEQIFPKPGWVEHNATEIWTNVEEVVAGAIEKAGITRDDIKAIGITNQRETTLLWDRNTGEPVHNAIVWQDTRTDALCKELGRNVGQDRFRRETGLPLASYFAGPKARWLLDNVEGLRERAEAGDILFGTMDSWVIWNLTGGVNGGRHVTDVTNASRTMLMNLHTMEWDAKIAESIGVPLAMLPEIRSSAEVYGEVTGGKLGDILGGIPVASALGDQQAALFGQTCFAEGEAKSTYGTGTFLLMNTGEKPVNSYNGLLTTVGYRIGEEKAVYALEGSIAVTGSLVQWMRDQMGLISTAAEIETLALTVEDNGGAYFVPAFSGLFAPYWRSDARGVIAGLTRYVTKAHLARAVLEATAWQTREITDAMTKDSGVELAAVKVDGGMTSNNLLMQTLADFVDAPVVRPMVAETTCLGAAYAAGLAVGFWTSTDDLRANWRRAAEWTPNMAAEKRDREYKSWLKAVERTMGWLEDES
- the mtnK gene encoding S-methyl-5-thioribose kinase, with the translated sequence MGYRILETDDIPGHLHERGHWEDVADIHVREVSDGNMNRVFLASSADGTRSLAVKQALPWVRVAGPSWPMSPDRADAEARAYAQLAKVAPDEIPAIHGYDPENHALVMEDMSDLEVLRTLLNEGASYGPHTSARIGELLARLSFATSDFGMPSAERKALIAASVSPELCKITEDVVLSEPYVEHEHNHWHDGVDDLAKAFRADTRLRTEVADLRHTFMTSAQALLHGDLHTGSIMVGDREGTPVVRVFDPEFSFVGPIGFDLGLYWANTLVSEQRARALGRLTDHADQLRLSWEAFETEFRRLWPTRVDTFFDDAYLERFLRRVWTESLGYAGTEIIRRIIGFAHLTDLTTLEDPVEASRRSLLIGRELIVGREKLPDVNSVRAVVHPT
- a CDS encoding sugar ABC transporter ATP-binding protein encodes the protein MSPTETGESGESGKTGEAGPAVSLTDVSMAFGGKTVLASVSLDIAPGSVVALLGANGAGKSTLIKILSGVHTDHGGQVRVDGVPVSLNSPLAARQLGIQTVHQRISEGIVPGLSVAENLVFEELAQRRGNPFLNGGRLLARAREIQAGLGLDWSDTVLRRDVTELDISDRQLLILARALATRPRLLILDEPTSALSAAEAERLFALVERMRDDGIAVLYVSHRLGEIDALADRLVVLRDGRLTEDQTKPFDWGAALRAMLAQAQEATTARPVREKASGDVVVSLRGVRLFEGRAPLDLDLRTGEVTGVVGLLGAGKTELARGLFGAEPFGTGAVTLDGRPYAPRRPADAIRAGVHLVPEDRHADALVPGWSVAQNISLPFLKSLSKAGLVQRSKEDALGRATIDALGVVARDEHSTVEELSGGNQQKVVVGRWLAETPRVLILDEPFRGVDIGARRDIGRRARALAAEGAAVLVLSADVDEVLEVADRVVVLAAGEIHLDAHGEDAERDRVIQTISASV
- a CDS encoding 1,2-dihydroxy-3-keto-5-methylthiopentene dioxygenase: MTLLTTWSESGPETLVRRTADPAEIAEALKPLGVRYEQWPVREDVPFDADSETVFAAYGPEIEKLNAEEGFTTVDVLGLHPSDDPEFPAKARAAREKFLQEHTHDDDDEVRFFVSGSGIFYLHVNGEVHAVFCEKGDLLGVPRGTTHWFDMGTEPSFTAIRFFHEEDGWIGNFTGSTIASRFPDYDTIAAGYAADRAAA
- a CDS encoding glycerol-3-phosphate dehydrogenase/oxidase → MTSQSTLQSVPALGTRPASGSNPSRAETREQLSKASYDLLVIGGGILGISTAWHAAQSGLRVALVDAGDFAGATSSASSKLLHGGLRYLQTGAVKLVAENHFERRAVSRQVAPHLANPLTFYLPVYKGGPHGAAKLGAGVFAYSMLSAFGDGVGHLLSPAKAARDVPELRTENLKAVAVYGDDQMNDARMALMTVRGAVEAGAVVLNHAEVSGLRFTNGRVTGADLRDRLTGDEFGVDARLVLNATGPWVDHLRRMEDPNAAPSIRLSKGAHLVLKRTSPWKAALATPIDKYRITFALPWEDMLLLGTTDEEFEGDPADVSVTEKDISQILDEAAFSVRDQQLSRDLITYSFAGLRVLPGGPGSTAKAKRETVVTEGKGGMLSVAGGKWTTFRHIGRTIMQKLEALPGRPLGDDFEPVSALPRKLPLPGVANPRAVAHRLLVDNPAPGPRMAADTAKHLATHYGSLAFDIARLANENPELGERVHADAPEIWAQVVYARDNEWAETADDVLRRRTTLTIRGLASDDVRAKVQDLLDKK
- the mtnC gene encoding acireductone synthase, whose amino-acid sequence is MSLAGLSYDVDAVVLDIEGTTSATGFVVDVLYPYSRSRFAALLSERGDDPEVARAVAQVRAEIGDPDADAVRVEKALNAWLDEDRKATPLKTLQGIVWSEGFARGDLVSHFYDDVVPVLRGWHAAGLRLYVYSSGSVAAQRAWFTHSPEGDLTPLVSGLYDTENAGPKQEPESYRRIAESAGVTPARLLFLSDRPGELDAARAAGWHAVGIRRPGEPYFEQGVGDHAQAGTFDEITVSRSTS
- a CDS encoding substrate-binding domain-containing protein, which produces MSRIRLPLAALSLASVSALVLSGCSQSTDASKDTGDTAASASAATGKKPAPFSGGAVKVALVRQSGAGDYFEQWGNGAKAQAKALGIDLTVYDAQADNAKQATDLSSAINSGAKAIIIDHGFPATIQPEIDKAVKKGIKVVVYDVETATKGVVSTEQDDASMAKAVLDVMAKDLGQNAKVGYVNVAGYAALDKRDSVWKEAAAASGWKQEFKVGKVTDSTATDNVPLVSAALTQHSDVAGIFAPYDELAKGTVLAVQNKKLQDKVKVFGADVSNADIQQMTAAGSPWVATAGTDPSAVGAAVVRTTALELAGQLDKSSVQFPAVAITQDFLREKKIENMNQLRQALPALNLAQVSTADWIANVAH